The genomic DNA ATTTTTCACACTAATCTTGTTTTCTTTTAGTTCATCATCGCCTAAAACGGCCACAAATTTAGCATTTAATCGGTCGGCAGCCTTAAACTGTGCTTTCACTTTTCGGTCAAGATAGTCTCTTTCAGCGGAAAACCCTTCTTTTCTTAACTTGTAAAGAAGCTGCACTGTATAATCTTTCGCCTCTTCACCTAATGAAACAAGATAACAATCGAGTGTTTCATTAACTGGAAGAGTGATACCTTCTGCATCGAGTGCCGAAATAAGCCGTTCAATGCTTAATGCAAATCCGATCCCGGGAGTTTCCGGACCGCCAAGTTGTTCTGCAAGACCATTGTATCTTCCGCCGCCGCATAAGGTTGTAATTGCACCAAACCCTTCTGCATCGCTCATAATTTCAAAAGCAGTGTGGTTATAATAATCAAGTCCGCGCACTAGGTTGGAATCTACTACAAATTCAATATTAAGGGCGGTTAAGTATGATTGTACTTTTTCAAAATAAGCTCGGGATTCATCATTCAAGTAATCAAGAATCGACGGTGCCGTTTTCATTAATTCATGGTCACGGTCTTGTTTACAATCAAGAATCCTCATCGGGTTTTTTTCCAGCCTGTTTTGGCAATCAGAACAAAATTCTCCGATTCGCGGTTGAAAATGGGCTATTAATGCTTCGCGGTGAGCGCTTCGGCTTTCTTTGTCGCCCAAGCTGTTTAAAACAACCTTTAACTTCTTTAAACCAAGTTCTTTGTAAAGAGAAACGGCCAAGGAAATGACCTCTGCATCAATCGCCGGGTCGGCGCTTCCCATCGCTTCGACTCCAAATTGCACGAATTGGCGGTAGCGTCCTGCCTGCGGTCGTTCATAGCGAAACATCGGACCCATATAATAAAGCTTTACAGGTTGGCTGGCATTTCCGTACATTTTATTTTCTATAAAAGACCGGACAACAGGGGCCGTACCTTCCGGACGCAATGTCAAGCTTCTTTTTCCTCTGTCTTCAAATGTGTACATCTCTTTTTGAACAATATCTGTTGTATCTCCAACACCTCTTTGAAACAATTCAGTATGTTCAAAAATAGGCGTCCTTATTTCCTGATATTGAAATCTGCGGCATAAATCTCTTGCTTTCATTTCGATATACTGCCACTTTTCAACCTGGCCAGGAAGAATATCCTGAGTTCCTCTCGGTATGCGGATTGACATAACCTTCCTCCTCTTTCGTTTGTTCTTGTTATGTATAAGTGAAAATAAAAAACCCCCGCTCCCTTGTTTCAATAAAAAACAAGGGACGAGAGTATAATTTCCCGTGGTGCCACCCTAATTGAAGTACAAAAGTGCACTTCCACTCTAGCAGTTAACGCCTGCACACGTTCTTCTCCTAATAGAGGACAAATCCTTTTTCAGAGAGAAACCTACGGAGTGTTCTTTCATTAAGTCATCATGCAGAAATGTTTTCAGCCAAGACATTTCCTCTCTTTTCATGTGTGTCTTAATTACTTTTCTCCATCATCGGTTGTTCTAAAATTTATGTCATTTTTTGATATAATCATACGGAGCATCGTATTGAATGTCAAGAGCCAAAACTTATTTCACACTATTGGTTCAATTCATGTGGATTGTAGATATTCGAACAAATGGAATTTGGAATATCTTTTATGAACGCTCCAGTCTTTTTTTCAGCGTTTTTACATCCCTGATTGACAAACCGAATTCAGAAGCTAACTCGTATATATTGGCATTTTGCTCTTTTTGAATAAAATCATGAAAATCAATACCGAAAATTTGACTTTCGCCTGAACTTACAGACATCCCTTTTTCACTGAATCTCACCACGATCACCCTTTGTTCTTTTTTGTCACTGCCTATTGTTCCCATGTTTCTGCGAAATTTATCGTACTTTTTTCTGTATTTTTAATCATTTGTTTTTAAACATAGGATGATTGGACGATATTAACAAATAGTGATGATTTTTCCTTGGGTGTCCGCTAAAATAACAATAAATAACAGGAGAATGGAGGGGGAGCTATTTGCTCAAAAAAAGAGCAGTTTTTTTTCATATTTGCTTGATTCTGCTTCTTGGAGGAATCAGCCCTGCACCTGTTCCTGCCTCGACATCAAGCTCCATCACGATTTCTGATGACAATATAAATATAAGGGAAGGCCCAGGCCTAAGCTATAAAGCTATAGCCAGAGTTCATAAAGGAAATACATACCCACTCCTAAAAGAACAAGGGGATTGGATCGAAATTGACCTCTTAAACGGCCAAAAAGGGTGGGTTGCCAAGTGGCTCGTTGCAAAAAATCAATCCGCAAGTTCCTCAGCTGGTGAATCCATACAAAAAAACAACGGAACCGCAACAACGGACGGATTAAGGGTGCGGAAAGGACCCGGAGCAGGCTTTCAAGTCATCGGATCACTAAATAAAGGACAAGCTGTGGCCATACTTGAATCAAATGAAAACTGGTTAAAAGTCCAAACTGCTTTTGGTCAAGGCTGGGTTGCCAAGGAGTATATTAGATTTCAAAAAACAAATCCTACTGAAAATGAGAAGCCTGATACACCGGAAACAAATATTGGAAAAATTTCGGTAGACTCATTAAATGTCCGAAACACTCCTTCATTTCAAGGAAGTATTCTTGGAAAACTCCAAAGAGGAGAAGAAGTAACGGTTCTTTCACAGAACGGCGACTGGACGGAAATCAAATTTTCCGGGAAAACAGCATGGGTCAACAGCCAATATGTTCTAGTTGAACAAAAGGACAGCCAGGAAGCATCGACATCAGGAGCTTCTGCCAATCTTGTTGGTGTTGAGGGAACGGTCACTGCCACAACTTTATATGTTCATGAAAAAGGAAATTTAAATAGCAAAATTATCGGCTCTGTTTCAAAAGGAGAAAATTTCCAAATATATGAAGAGGTAAATAACTGGGCTAAAATTGAATGGAAGACTGGAAAATACGGCTGGGTTGCCAACTGGTTTCTCAATAAAACTGAAGCAGGAGGCACTAAGCCTGACGAAGAAAGAGTAAGGAACAGTACAATAACCATACTTCAAAACGGAACAAATCTGCGAAAAGGCCCAAGTGTGGAAACAGAAGTCGTTTATCGGGCAAACCAGGGAGAAACATTTCAGGTTGTCAGTTTGCAAAATGATTGGTATAAAATTCGCCTTCAAAATGGAACAACAGCTTTTGTTGCAGGATGGATCGTCAGCGTAAAAGGCAACGCGCCGCAAGTGGTAAAACCGGGGGCAGAGATAAATTTGAAAAATAAAACGATTGTTCTTGATCCGGGGCATGGAGGCCGGGATCATGGAACGACGGGAACAAGAGGAACAATGGAAAAACAATTAACACTAAGAACTGCAAAGTTATTATTTGACAAATTAAAAGCATCTGGCGCGAATGTCATTCTTACAAGAAATGATGACACATTCATCTCATTAAGCTCACGGGTCAGAACTGCAAAGTATCAAAATGCGGATGCATTTATCAGCATTCACTATAACAGCAATTCAGACCACAGTATACACGGGATCACAAGCTATTATTATTACCCATTCCAAAAACCTTTAGCGGAGTCTGTTCATTCAGCAACAATCAGTCAAACAAAAATGAAAGATCGAGGCGTCCGTTTCGGCGATTACTATGTGATCAGGGAAACAAACAAAAATGCAATTCTTCTTGAGCTCGGCTATTTAAGCAATTCTGCAGAAGAAATGCTCGTAACCTCGGGACAATACCAAGAATCAGTATCATCCGGTATATTTCAAGGGCTGGCAAAATACTTTACTCATTAATAAAGAGGCCGACCGGAAGGTAAAAAAAATGTTACCTTCAGGTCAGCCTCTTATTAGAATTAAAACCATCTATAGAAAAAAATTTATTCTAATCTTAAGAAAGTAAAAAAACAAAGAAACGATTTACAATTTCTCTGTTTTCTAATGATCATCCTATTTGCTTTCAACTATCAAAGTTACCGGTCCGTCATTAATCAACTGAACATCCATCATCGCGCCGAATATTCCCGTCTCCACCTTTAGTCCTTTTTCCCTGAGAAACGTGTTAAAAGATTCGTATATATTTAAGGCATGTTCAGGTTTTGCCGCTTCCATGAAGTTAGGCCGCCTTCCTTTCCGGCAATCCCCGTACAAAGTGAATTGAGACACAGACAGGATTTCACCGCCAACATCCAAAAGCGATAAATTCATCTTTCCATTTTCATCCTCGAATACTCGAAGATTAGCAATTTTGTCGGCAAGGAATTGGGCATCTTCTTCCTTATCATGATGGGTGACTCCGACAAGGAGAACAAACCCTTTGCTTATTTCTCCAACGATACTCCCGTCTACTGTCACTTTTGCTTCTTTGCTTCGTTGCACAACAACTCTCATGATTGCTCTCCTTAGTTCATAATCCTTCTTACTGCATAAATATCAGGAATTTGTTTGATTCGATCTACCACCTTTTGAAGGTGGCTGACATTATGAATGGCAATGGACATAATAATTGTCGCAACTTTATTTCGATCAGATTTTCCGGAAACTGCGGAAATATTTGTTTTTGTTTCATTCACAGCTTGAAGAACCTCGTTTAAAAGTCCTCTCCGATCATATCCACTTATTTCGATATCCACATTATATTCTTTCCGATCAT from Bacillus methanolicus MGA3 includes the following:
- a CDS encoding SH3 domain-containing protein, yielding MLKKRAVFFHICLILLLGGISPAPVPASTSSSITISDDNINIREGPGLSYKAIARVHKGNTYPLLKEQGDWIEIDLLNGQKGWVAKWLVAKNQSASSSAGESIQKNNGTATTDGLRVRKGPGAGFQVIGSLNKGQAVAILESNENWLKVQTAFGQGWVAKEYIRFQKTNPTENEKPDTPETNIGKISVDSLNVRNTPSFQGSILGKLQRGEEVTVLSQNGDWTEIKFSGKTAWVNSQYVLVEQKDSQEASTSGASANLVGVEGTVTATTLYVHEKGNLNSKIIGSVSKGENFQIYEEVNNWAKIEWKTGKYGWVANWFLNKTEAGGTKPDEERVRNSTITILQNGTNLRKGPSVETEVVYRANQGETFQVVSLQNDWYKIRLQNGTTAFVAGWIVSVKGNAPQVVKPGAEINLKNKTIVLDPGHGGRDHGTTGTRGTMEKQLTLRTAKLLFDKLKASGANVILTRNDDTFISLSSRVRTAKYQNADAFISIHYNSNSDHSIHGITSYYYYPFQKPLAESVHSATISQTKMKDRGVRFGDYYVIRETNKNAILLELGYLSNSAEEMLVTSGQYQESVSSGIFQGLAKYFTH
- the hisS gene encoding histidine--tRNA ligase, which gives rise to MSIRIPRGTQDILPGQVEKWQYIEMKARDLCRRFQYQEIRTPIFEHTELFQRGVGDTTDIVQKEMYTFEDRGKRSLTLRPEGTAPVVRSFIENKMYGNASQPVKLYYMGPMFRYERPQAGRYRQFVQFGVEAMGSADPAIDAEVISLAVSLYKELGLKKLKVVLNSLGDKESRSAHREALIAHFQPRIGEFCSDCQNRLEKNPMRILDCKQDRDHELMKTAPSILDYLNDESRAYFEKVQSYLTALNIEFVVDSNLVRGLDYYNHTAFEIMSDAEGFGAITTLCGGGRYNGLAEQLGGPETPGIGFALSIERLISALDAEGITLPVNETLDCYLVSLGEEAKDYTVQLLYKLRKEGFSAERDYLDRKVKAQFKAADRLNAKFVAVLGDDELKENKISVKNMESGEQVELDLASFVEKFKEIYQ
- the dtd gene encoding D-aminoacyl-tRNA deacylase, which codes for MRVVVQRSKEAKVTVDGSIVGEISKGFVLLVGVTHHDKEEDAQFLADKIANLRVFEDENGKMNLSLLDVGGEILSVSQFTLYGDCRKGRRPNFMEAAKPEHALNIYESFNTFLREKGLKVETGIFGAMMDVQLINDGPVTLIVESK